One window of Trichoderma breve strain T069 chromosome 3, whole genome shotgun sequence genomic DNA carries:
- a CDS encoding ahpC/TSA family domain-containing protein: MSVNATSKFENLRQKHDFLFVIYYRGHWCPFCMAYLRVLQDLSPTITAAGGCPVIVSAQDEEHLAEVRSSSGYTGEAINDPENTLAKRLAADGIINVAITEWQGYPHGLAQPAILVIKKDGSVVETWAIVPSEV, translated from the exons ATGTCAGTTAACGCTACTTCCAAATTCGAGAATCTCAGGCAGAAACATGACTTTCTGTTCGTAATCT ATTATCGTGGCCACTGGTGCCCGTTCTGCATGGCATACCTGCGCGTTTTACAAGACCTTAGCCCGACTATCACAGCGGCTGGGGGCTGCCCAGTGATTGTGTCTGCGCAAGACGAGGAGCATCTTGCTGAAGTCCGATCTTCTAGTGGATATACCGGCGAGGCAATCAACGATCCAGAGAACACCCTGGCTAAGCGCTTGGCAGCCGACGGTATCATCAATGTCGCAATTACTGAGTGGCAAGGATATCCACATGGCCTAGCCCAGCCTGCAATTCTGGTAATTAAGAAAGATGGAAGCGTCGTGGAAACTTGGGCCATTGTTCCCTCCGAGGTATGA